The genomic window CTACACCCAGCGCCGCCGCCAGCGCGCCGACCCGCCGCAGATCCTGCTGACCACGCCGGAAAGCCTGGCACTTCTGCTTTCCTACGAGGATGCGCCGCGCATCTTTCACGGCCTGCAACGGGTGATCGTCGACGAGATTCACGCGCTGGCGGAATCGCGGCGCGGCGACCAGTTGATGCTGTGCCTTTCGCGGCTGGAAAGCCTGTCGCCCGGCCTGCGCCGCGTCGGCCTTTCGGCCACGGTCGAAGACCCGCCCGCCCTCGCCCGCTTTCTGGCGCGCAACCCGGACCCCTGCGCCATCCTTCTGGCGGACCCCGGCCCCGATCCTGACATTAGGATGCTTGAAACCGCCCCGCCGCCCTGGGCCGGGGGTGGCGGTCGCCACGCCATCCCGGCAATCCTGGATCAGGTGCGCGCCCACCGAACCACCCTGATCTTCCACAACACCCGGGCGCAGGCCGAACTCTTTTTCCGCGACCTCTGGATGCAGAACGACGACGGCCTGCCGATCGGCATCCACCACGGCAGCCTGTCGCGCGAACAGCGCGAACGGGTCGAGGCGGCGATGGTGACCGGGCAGTTGCGCGCCATCGTCTGCACCGGCTCGCTCGACCTCGGCATCGACTGGGGCGATGTCGATCTGGTGATCCAGGTCGGCGCGCCGAAGAACGTCAAGCGGCTGGTGCAGCGCATCGGGCGGGCCAACCACCGCTACAACGCGCCATCGAAGGCGCTCCTGGTGCCCGCCAACCGCTTCGAAGTGGTGGAATGCCTTGCCGCCCTGCAAGCGGTGCGCGACCATGATCTTGACGGCGAGCCGCGCGGCCCCGGCCCCCGCGACGTGCTGTGCCAGCACATCCTGATCTGCGCCGCCTCTGCCCCGTTCGACGCCGCTGCGCTCTACGCCGAGGTCACCAGCGCCGGCCCCTACACCGCCCTGACCCGCGCCGAATTCGGCGCCTGCCTCGATTTCGCCGCCACCGGCGGCTATGCCCTGCGCGCCTATGACCGCTGGCAGCGGCTGAAGCTGACCGGCGGCCTGTGGCACCTGCGCGACCCGCGCAGCGCCGCCGTCATCCGCCAGAACATCGGCACCATCATCGACACCGAAACGCTGAAGGTCCGCCTCAAGGGCCGCACGGGCCTGCCCCTGGGCGAGATCGAGGAAGCCTTCGCCGCAACCCTGACCCCCGGCGACACCTTCCTGATCGGCGGCGAGGTGGTGCGCTACGAATCCCTGCGCGAACTGACGGTCGAGGTCAGCCGCTCCCCCGGCCGCGACCCGCGCGTGGCAGTGTTCAATGGAACAAAATTCGCCACGTCCACCCTGCTGACCCAGCGAATCC from Paracoccaceae bacterium Fryx2 includes these protein-coding regions:
- a CDS encoding ligase-associated DNA damage response DEXH box helicase; the encoded protein is MTPFPPALSDWFAAKGWSLHPHQTAMLERAAKPATLLIAPTGGGKTLAGFLPTLAELATPHKGLHTLYISPLKALTADIRRNLRAPVEGANLPIRIEDRTGDTSYTQRRRQRADPPQILLTTPESLALLLSYEDAPRIFHGLQRVIVDEIHALAESRRGDQLMLCLSRLESLSPGLRRVGLSATVEDPPALARFLARNPDPCAILLADPGPDPDIRMLETAPPPWAGGGGRHAIPAILDQVRAHRTTLIFHNTRAQAELFFRDLWMQNDDGLPIGIHHGSLSREQRERVEAAMVTGQLRAIVCTGSLDLGIDWGDVDLVIQVGAPKNVKRLVQRIGRANHRYNAPSKALLVPANRFEVVECLAALQAVRDHDLDGEPRGPGPRDVLCQHILICAASAPFDAAALYAEVTSAGPYTALTRAEFGACLDFAATGGYALRAYDRWQRLKLTGGLWHLRDPRSAAVIRQNIGTIIDTETLKVRLKGRTGLPLGEIEEAFAATLTPGDTFLIGGEVVRYESLRELTVEVSRSPGRDPRVAVFNGTKFATSTLLTQRILALFQQSAWPELPAHTAAWLALQRKVSRLPEPHRLLCESFPHDGREHLCVYGFAGRNAQQTLGLLLTKRMEEEGLAPLGFVATDYATLIWGLEPVTDPLPLFDADRLRAGLEGWLAGNAVMKRTFRASAIIAGLIERSHQGRRKSGRQATFSSDILYDTLRRHDPGHLMLKITREEALRGLVDFGRIEGMLARIALQPDGGIDCLRLPRVTPLAAPLFLEAGRIPVVGAGRERLVADAAARLMQAAGLA